One genomic region from Thermoplasma sp. Kam2015 encodes:
- a CDS encoding Type 1 glutamine amidotransferase-like domain-containing protein, whose product MQGGEDVKRRTNETLFKEVRKLSSSGKILVIPWTSDSLEKEAEYSRMLRDYFSHCGFEKVLFLAKNDPENEMQRKFSEVDTIYLPGGDTEVLYRELKQRALQDRLLEFSGIIIGNSAGAIVLSKGGWGDGKFYTGFGLVDFYVSVHYKLNAGHVAETKDAINVNIPENMWVAVTNEK is encoded by the coding sequence ATGCAGGGAGGCGAGGACGTTAAACGCAGGACCAACGAAACCCTCTTCAAAGAAGTGAGGAAGTTATCAAGTTCAGGGAAAATCCTGGTTATACCATGGACTTCGGATTCTCTTGAGAAGGAAGCCGAATATTCCAGAATGCTCCGTGACTATTTTTCACACTGCGGGTTTGAAAAGGTATTGTTTCTGGCCAAAAACGATCCTGAAAATGAAATGCAACGAAAATTCTCTGAAGTAGACACCATTTATCTTCCAGGTGGAGACACTGAGGTCCTATATCGCGAATTAAAACAGAGGGCTTTGCAGGACAGGTTACTTGAATTCTCGGGGATAATAATCGGTAATTCTGCCGGGGCAATTGTACTTTCAAAGGGAGGGTGGGGAGACGGAAAATTCTACACGGGTTTCGGTCTCGTTGATTTCTATGTTTCCGTTCATTACAAGCTCAATGCAGGTCATGTTGCAGAAACGAAAGATGCTATAAATGTCAATATTCCTGAAAATATGTGGGTCGCAGTAACAAATGAAAAATAA